The following coding sequences are from one Ramlibacter henchirensis window:
- a CDS encoding vWA domain-containing protein, producing the protein MLIDFFYTLRSAKLPVSVKEYLTLIEALKEGVVGPASEDGYSVDDFYYLSRTTLVKDEKHYDKFDRAFAAYFKGVELIADFSKDIPLEWLRKNLELELSPEEKAKIEKMGWDELMETLKKRFEEQKERHEGGNKMIGTGGTSPFGAYGYNPQGIRIGQDKGRNRSAVKVWDQRAYKDYDDSQELGTRNIKIALRRLRKFAREGAPEELDLDDTIRSTAANAGYLDIKMVPERHNNVKVLLLMDVGGTMDEHIHRVEEMFSAAKAEFKHLEFYYFHNCVYDFMWKNNRRRFSEKFPTWDIIRKYNKDYKLVFVGDATMSPYEILQPGGSVEYNNEEAGAEWLQRLTHAFPKFAWINPEPQGVWQYRQSIAVVQQLMNQRMYPLTIKGLEEAMRLLSK; encoded by the coding sequence ATGCTGATCGACTTCTTCTACACCCTGCGCAGCGCCAAGCTGCCGGTCTCGGTCAAGGAGTACCTCACGCTGATCGAGGCGCTCAAGGAAGGCGTGGTCGGCCCCGCCAGCGAGGACGGCTACTCGGTCGACGACTTCTACTACCTGTCGCGCACGACGCTGGTGAAGGACGAGAAGCACTACGACAAGTTCGACCGCGCCTTCGCCGCCTACTTCAAGGGCGTGGAGCTGATCGCCGATTTCAGCAAGGACATCCCGCTGGAGTGGCTGCGGAAGAACCTGGAACTCGAACTCTCGCCCGAGGAGAAGGCGAAGATCGAGAAGATGGGCTGGGACGAGCTCATGGAAACGCTGAAGAAGCGTTTCGAGGAGCAGAAGGAGCGGCACGAGGGCGGCAACAAGATGATCGGCACCGGCGGCACCTCGCCCTTCGGCGCCTACGGCTACAACCCGCAGGGCATCCGCATCGGCCAGGACAAGGGCCGCAACCGCAGCGCGGTGAAGGTGTGGGACCAGCGCGCCTACAAGGACTACGACGACTCGCAGGAACTGGGCACGCGCAACATCAAGATCGCGCTGCGCCGGCTGCGCAAGTTCGCGCGCGAAGGCGCCCCCGAGGAACTGGACCTGGACGACACCATCCGCTCCACGGCGGCCAATGCGGGCTACCTGGACATCAAGATGGTCCCCGAGCGGCACAACAACGTGAAGGTGCTGCTGCTGATGGACGTGGGCGGCACGATGGACGAGCACATCCACCGCGTCGAGGAGATGTTCTCGGCGGCCAAGGCCGAGTTCAAGCACCTGGAGTTCTACTACTTCCACAACTGCGTCTACGACTTCATGTGGAAGAACAACCGCCGGCGCTTCTCGGAGAAGTTCCCGACGTGGGACATCATCCGCAAGTACAACAAGGACTACAAACTGGTCTTCGTGGGCGACGCCACCATGAGCCCGTACGAGATCCTGCAGCCGGGCGGCAGCGTCGAATACAACAACGAGGAAGCCGGCGCCGAATGGCTGCAGCGCCTCACCCATGCCTTCCCCAAATTCGCCTGGATCAACCCCGAGCCGCAAGGCGTCTGGCAGTACCGCCAGAGCATCGCCGTCGTCCAGCAGCTGATGAACCAGCGCATGTACCCCCTCACCATCAAAGGCCTCGAAGAGGCCATGCGCCTCCTCTCCAAATAG
- a CDS encoding GNAT family N-acetyltransferase translates to MRKPEPVNLESGRVRLVPMTRDHAPGLAAAARDGELWKLRVTSVPAPGEETAYIETALKGFEDGHMLPFVVLGDEGRVIGSTRYHDIVPAVERLEIGYTWYAKSLQRSHVNTTCKLLLMTHAFEVLGAQLVGWRTDNYNFASQRAIERLGARKDGVLRHHALRRDGTVRDTVMYSLAAGEWPEVKAHLQYQLDKPRD, encoded by the coding sequence ATGCGCAAGCCCGAGCCCGTCAACCTCGAGTCCGGCCGCGTGCGGCTGGTGCCGATGACGCGCGACCACGCGCCCGGCCTGGCCGCCGCCGCGCGCGACGGCGAACTCTGGAAGCTGCGTGTCACTTCGGTGCCCGCGCCGGGCGAAGAGACCGCCTACATCGAAACCGCGCTCAAGGGCTTCGAGGACGGCCACATGCTGCCCTTCGTGGTGCTGGGCGACGAAGGCCGCGTGATCGGCAGCACGCGCTATCACGACATCGTGCCGGCCGTGGAGCGGCTGGAGATCGGCTACACCTGGTACGCGAAGAGCTTGCAGCGTTCGCACGTCAACACCACCTGCAAGCTGCTGCTGATGACCCATGCCTTCGAGGTGCTCGGCGCCCAGCTCGTCGGCTGGCGCACCGACAACTACAACTTCGCCAGCCAGCGCGCCATCGAGCGGCTGGGCGCGCGCAAGGACGGCGTGCTGCGGCACCACGCGTTACGCCGCGACGGCACGGTGCGTGATACGGTCATGTACAGCCTGGCCGCGGGCGAATGGCCCGAGGTCAAGGCGCACCTGCAGTACCAACTGGACAAGCCCCGCGACTGA
- a CDS encoding AAA family ATPase — MKFQGSQNYVATQDLMLAVNASITLKRPLLVKGEPGTGKTMLAEEVAQAIGMPLLQWHIKSTTKAQQGLYEYDAVSRLRDSQLGDEKVKDIHNYIVKGVLWQAFTADQPVALLIDEIDKADIEFPNDLLRELDRMEFYVYETRELVKARHRPLVFITSNNEKELPDAFLRRCFFHYIKFPDADTMKKIVDVHFPGLKKDLLSAAMKTFYDVRNLPGLKKKPSTSELLDWLKLLVAEDIPLDALQSKDDKVAVPPLVGALLKNEQDVTLFEKLVFMQRHNR, encoded by the coding sequence ATGAAATTCCAAGGCTCCCAGAACTACGTCGCCACGCAGGACCTGATGCTGGCGGTCAATGCGTCCATCACGCTCAAGCGCCCGCTCCTGGTCAAGGGCGAGCCCGGCACCGGCAAGACGATGCTGGCCGAGGAGGTGGCGCAGGCGATCGGCATGCCGCTGCTGCAATGGCACATCAAGTCCACCACCAAGGCGCAGCAGGGCCTCTACGAGTACGACGCGGTCTCGCGCCTGCGCGACTCGCAGCTGGGCGACGAGAAGGTCAAGGACATCCACAACTACATCGTCAAGGGCGTGCTCTGGCAGGCCTTCACGGCCGACCAGCCGGTGGCGCTGCTGATCGACGAGATCGACAAGGCCGACATCGAGTTCCCCAACGACCTGCTGCGCGAGCTGGACCGGATGGAGTTCTATGTGTACGAGACGCGCGAGCTGGTGAAGGCGCGGCACCGGCCGCTGGTGTTCATCACGTCCAACAACGAGAAGGAGCTGCCCGACGCGTTCCTTCGCCGCTGCTTCTTCCACTACATCAAGTTCCCCGACGCCGACACGATGAAGAAGATCGTGGACGTGCACTTCCCGGGCCTGAAGAAGGACCTGCTCTCGGCCGCGATGAAGACCTTCTACGACGTGCGCAACCTGCCCGGGCTGAAGAAGAAGCCCAGCACGTCCGAGCTGCTCGACTGGCTCAAGCTCCTGGTGGCGGAGGACATCCCGCTCGACGCGCTGCAGAGCAAGGACGACAAGGTGGCCGTGCCGCCGCTGGTGGGCGCGCTGCTGAAGAACGAACAGGACGTGACGCTGTTCGAGAAGCTGGTGTTCATGCAGCGGCACAACCGATGA
- a CDS encoding sulfite oxidase, which produces MSLPASDSAPPRASARTSPNEPGPATPGRRQFLATSAAATAAALTAPRAAGQLTTGNPLQVKPANCTTVPDTPTPARPDPQNASRVFSAAETVLAFRNHGMQAEFLREPLTPLGGHYLLIHFDVPHLEAKGYSVAIDGRVRNPTRLSLDDLKQRPTIKQVVTLECAGTGRSTLHPRAVYVPWFKEAMGQYQWTGTPLRPILEQAGLLDDAVEVLFTGWDTGIDLGVEHAFERSLPIKEALRDEVMLAWEHNGVPLLPQHGFPLRLVVPAWYGMASVKWLRAITVLNEPFRGVEQSKVYRYQQVKGEPGEPVTFKRVHSLITPPGMPDLITRQRFLAPGRVTLQGVAWSGAGRITRVEVSTDDAATWREATLVPVSEDRFAWTQWRIDWDAGPGEHILACRATDEAGDVQPVNPENRWNRQGMGVNGVQRVHVTVQGGIGASQSRVPSAAHVVVPGAEPVTVPGTVNTLAAQQS; this is translated from the coding sequence ATGTCCCTGCCTGCTTCCGATTCCGCCCCGCCGCGGGCTTCCGCGCGTACCAGTCCGAACGAACCCGGCCCCGCCACGCCGGGCAGACGGCAATTCCTCGCAACGAGCGCCGCGGCTACCGCCGCCGCCCTCACCGCCCCCCGGGCCGCAGGCCAGCTGACCACCGGCAATCCGCTCCAGGTCAAGCCGGCCAATTGCACGACCGTTCCCGACACGCCGACACCCGCGCGGCCTGATCCGCAGAACGCCTCGCGAGTGTTCAGCGCGGCCGAGACCGTGCTGGCCTTCCGCAACCACGGCATGCAGGCCGAGTTCCTGCGCGAGCCGTTGACGCCCCTGGGCGGCCACTACCTGCTCATCCACTTCGACGTGCCGCACCTGGAGGCGAAGGGCTATTCCGTGGCCATCGACGGCCGGGTGCGCAACCCGACCCGGCTGAGCCTGGACGACCTGAAGCAGCGGCCCACCATCAAGCAGGTGGTCACGCTCGAATGCGCAGGCACCGGCCGCTCGACGCTGCATCCCCGCGCCGTCTACGTGCCCTGGTTCAAGGAAGCGATGGGCCAGTACCAGTGGACGGGCACGCCGCTGCGGCCGATCCTGGAGCAGGCCGGACTGCTGGACGACGCCGTCGAAGTGCTGTTCACCGGCTGGGACACCGGCATCGACCTCGGCGTCGAGCATGCCTTCGAGCGCAGCCTGCCGATCAAGGAGGCGCTGCGCGACGAAGTGATGCTCGCGTGGGAGCACAACGGTGTGCCGCTGCTGCCCCAGCATGGTTTCCCGTTGCGGCTGGTGGTGCCGGCCTGGTATGGGATGGCGAGCGTGAAGTGGCTGCGGGCGATCACGGTGCTCAACGAGCCTTTCCGCGGCGTCGAGCAATCCAAGGTGTACCGCTACCAGCAGGTGAAGGGCGAGCCGGGTGAACCGGTGACCTTCAAGCGCGTGCACTCGCTCATTACGCCGCCGGGCATGCCCGACCTGATCACCCGCCAGCGCTTCCTGGCGCCCGGGCGCGTGACGCTGCAGGGCGTGGCTTGGTCCGGTGCGGGCCGCATCACGCGGGTGGAGGTCAGCACCGACGACGCGGCGACCTGGCGCGAGGCCACGCTGGTCCCCGTCTCCGAGGATCGCTTCGCATGGACGCAATGGCGGATCGACTGGGACGCCGGCCCCGGCGAGCACATCCTGGCCTGCCGTGCGACCGACGAAGCCGGCGACGTGCAGCCGGTGAACCCCGAAAACCGCTGGAACCGGCAAGGCATGGGCGTGAACGGCGTGCAGCGCGTCCACGTCACGGTGCAGGGCGGCATCGGCGCGTCGCAGTCGCGGGTGCCTTCGGCGGCGCATGTCGTGGTGCCGGGCGCGGAACCCGTGACGGTGCCGGGCACGGTGAACACGCTCGCGGCGCAGCAAAGCTGA